In a single window of the Candidatus Tanganyikabacteria bacterium genome:
- a CDS encoding cation:proton antiporter, with translation MRLPGYSRSSVNLPETDLVRLLCALLALLLASQLAGGLAQRLKQPRVIGEILGGMLFGPTVLGALAPAAYRELFAANPLHQQILGFVSWLGLLLLMFCSGMENQPVRSRQEWRTAGFLVGAGTLLPLALGLAAASLVDLSALHGPRATPTTFGLLLAMAVAVTSIPVISKIFFDLGLTGTPFARIVLSAALIEDLLLWVLLSITLDWAGAGDQGAWALGRGVVVTVVFFLFTTLAGHRIYDGISRARWNPFRTSPDAMPLLLVFLLGVLLAYLLGVNPIFGAFLAGRVVGNSARIAPETREQVTGFSFGLFIPVYFAIVGLRLDLHHDFDLAAFLGVLLFACTVKTAATWIGGRLAGHTSLQATHLAVAMNARGGPGIVLATVALDAQLINGGCYAILVLLSLVSSQLAGWWLGRAMRRRPKELALEPATA, from the coding sequence ATGCGCTTGCCCGGGTACAGTCGGAGCAGCGTGAACCTCCCGGAGACCGACCTGGTCCGCCTGCTTTGCGCCCTGCTGGCGCTGCTGCTCGCCTCGCAGCTGGCCGGCGGGCTGGCGCAGCGGCTCAAGCAGCCGCGCGTCATCGGCGAGATACTCGGCGGGATGCTCTTCGGGCCCACCGTCCTGGGCGCGCTGGCGCCCGCGGCGTACCGGGAACTGTTCGCCGCGAACCCGCTCCACCAGCAGATCCTCGGGTTCGTGTCCTGGCTGGGCCTCCTGTTGCTCATGTTCTGCTCGGGCATGGAGAACCAGCCGGTACGCAGCCGGCAGGAATGGCGCACCGCCGGCTTCCTGGTCGGCGCGGGCACCCTGCTGCCGCTGGCCCTGGGTCTGGCCGCCGCCAGCCTGGTGGACCTGTCGGCGCTCCACGGCCCGCGCGCCACCCCGACGACGTTCGGCCTCCTCCTCGCGATGGCGGTCGCCGTCACCTCGATCCCGGTGATCAGCAAGATCTTCTTCGATCTCGGCCTGACCGGCACGCCGTTCGCCCGAATAGTGCTGTCGGCGGCCCTGATCGAGGACCTCCTGCTGTGGGTCCTGCTGTCGATCACGCTCGACTGGGCCGGCGCGGGCGATCAGGGCGCGTGGGCGCTCGGCCGCGGCGTCGTGGTCACGGTGGTTTTCTTCCTCTTCACGACCCTGGCCGGCCACCGCATCTACGACGGCATCTCGCGAGCGCGCTGGAACCCGTTCCGGACCTCGCCCGACGCGATGCCGCTGCTCCTGGTCTTCCTGCTGGGAGTGCTGCTGGCCTACCTGCTGGGCGTCAACCCCATCTTCGGCGCTTTCCTGGCGGGAAGGGTCGTGGGCAACTCGGCGCGCATCGCACCCGAGACACGGGAGCAGGTAACCGGCTTCAGTTTCGGCCTGTTCATCCCCGTGTACTTCGCGATCGTGGGGCTTCGCCTCGATCTGCACCATGACTTCGACCTCGCGGCCTTCCTGGGCGTCCTGCTGTTCGCCTGCACCGTGAAGACCGCCGCCACGTGGATCGGCGGGCGCCTGGCCGGCCACACCTCGCTCCAGGCCACCCACCTGGCGGTGGCGATGAACGCCCGGGGCGGGCCCGGCATCGTCCTGGCCACGGTCGCCCTCGACGCGCAACTGATCAACGGGGGCTGCTACGCCATCCTCGTGCTCTTGAGCCTGGTCAGCAGCCAGCTTGCCGGCTGGTGGCTCGGCCGCGCAATGCGCCGCCGCCCCAAGGAACTGGCGCTCGAACCGGCTACTGCCTGA